In Nitrospira sp., the DNA window GGTCAACGCCGCGTCCGTCTGCCCTTCATAACGGAACGCCACCTGCCGGAATTCCAGCGAGTTGGAAATCGCCGGAAGATCCGTCTGCCCACCGTTGGCCTCCTGTTCCGTCGAAAGATCCAACACGTCGAACACGCGCTCCGCCGCCGCCAGCGCCTGCTGCACCGTATTGTTGGCGCCAGACAATCGCCGGATCGGCGTATAGGCCATGAACATGGCCGCCAGAAAGGAGAAGAAGGCGCCCGGAGTCATCTCGTCATGAATCACCAGATAGCCGCCGTACCAGATGATCCCCGCTACCCCCAGCACCCCGATGACTTCCATGTGCGAGGACCCCAGCGACGAGACCTGGATCGCCTTCATCGTCGTATGAATGAACGCATCGTTGCTCTGACGAAACCGCTTGGCTTCCTCTTCTTCCCGTCCGAACGATTTCACCATTCGGATTCCGGCCAACGTTTCCTGGAGCGTCGAGGCCATGTCGCCCATGCGCTCCTGCCCGCGCGTTGCGAGACCCCGCAACTTTTTTCCCATCCTGGCCATCGTGACGACCGACAGGGGCACCACGATCATGGACACCATCGCCAACTTCCAGTTCTGATAAATGATCACCCCGATCATCGCCAGGAACGTCAGCCCCTGCTGGAACAGATCTTTCAACACACCGGCGACGGCGTTGGCCATCTGATTCACATCGTTGATGACCCGCGACACGAGACGACCGGACGTATTCGTATCGTGAAACTGGACCGGCAGCCGCACCAGTTTGGAGAAGAGCTGCTCCCTGATGTCGCCGATCACCTGATTTCCGACGTAATTCATCAGATAGTTCTGCCCATAGTTGAACACGCCTTTGAGCACCGCCACCGCCAGAATGGCGACCGGCAGCACCAGAAGCAGGCTTTCGTCCTTGCTGATGAAGAGGCCGTCTAACACCGGACGCACCAACCAGGCGTAGGCGGCAGATAACCCGGCGACGAGCAGGGCGCAGGCAAATGCGGCGAGCAACCGAAGTCGATAGGGGTACAGATAGCTGAGGAGCCGCAGGTACTGCTTCATGACCGACACTCCGCCAACACGGCCTCTGCCGCTCGATGAGATGCGCCGGGCGTGCCTAACGCCTCGCGCACGGACCGCAGTGCGGTCTTCATCTCGTCATAGGCGGAACGATCCGTCAACAACCGCACGGTTTCATGGGCCAGCCGTTCCGGCGTCGCCTCGTCATGGATCAACTCGGGCACGATCCCCCGACCGGCGACCAGATTGGCCAGACCGATCCAGGGCACCCGGATCAGCAACCGCGCCAATCGGTAGGTGATCCAGGATGGCGCGCGATAGAACAGAATCATGGGCGTGCCCACCACCGCCGCCTGCAAGGTAGAGGTACCCGATTTGACGACGAGAAGATCCGACGCGGCCATCACTTCACTGGCCAGATTGCGAAAGACCTTGATGGGGACCGGACTGTTCTTCAGCAGGTCGGCAAGAAACTCGTCCTGCACCGAGGAGGCCTGCGCCAAAATGAACTGCATCGTGGGATGACGTTCCGCGAGTTGCCGTATCGTCTCGAGCAGCAGCGGCACATGCTCCAGCAACTCGGCCTTGCGGCTTCCCGGGAACAATCCGATCACCGGGCCGCCGTCCGTCAGCCCGAACTGGCGGCGAATCGCCGCGCGGTCGTAGCTGGGCGAGATTTCATCCAGCAGTGGATTGCCCACGAACGTACAGCGCACACCGGCGTTCTTGTACAGCGGCTCCTCGAAGGGCAGAATCGCCACCACATGGTCGACACGCTGCTGAATCCAGCGCATCCGCCCTCGGCGCCAAGCCCAGACCTGCGGCGCAATGTAATACAACACCTTCAGCCCGCTGGCCTTGGCCACGCGAGCAAAATGAAAGTTGAGTCCGGGATTGTCGATCAGCACGACCAGGTCCCACCGTTCGCGCTTGATCAAGGTTCGGATGCGGGAGATGCGCTGCAGCATCGCCTTGACGGCGGACAGGCCGATGAGCCCCATGACGTCCAGCTGCGGAATATCGCTCACCAGTTCCGCACCGGCGGCCCGCATGGACGCCCCACCGATGCCGACGATCTGGAGGTCAGGGGAGAGCGCCTTCAATGCCTTGACCAAGTGGGCTCCATGGAGGTCCCCGGATGCCTCTCCGGTGACGATTAGGATGCGCGGCATGTGATTGTGCTCATGCGAACAGACAAGACCTGGCCTCTCTACACCGGATTGTGGCCAAAGGCCGCCGCGTTCGCCTCATCGATGGAGTGACGTTGTGTGAACTGACCGATGGCATCCAACACACGCGCCGCGAGGGTAAGCGCCGCTTCCCCGTCTTCCCCGGACACGACGGGGCGCGATCCATCGGCCACCGCTCGCACAAATGACTCCAATTCAAGCCGCAAGGGCTCCTCGTCCCCCGCCTGAAACGTTTCAACATCGATCGTCGGACGCGGGCCGCTGCCTTCCACCCGCCTGGAGACCATCGCCTGACGGGTTTGAAAATCAATCGACACGTACCGATCACGCTGAAAGAACCGCAACCGGCGCATCTTGTTGGTGGACACGCGACTGGCCGTCAAGTTGGCGACGCAACCGCTCGCAAACGCGATGCGGGCGTTGGCAATATCAATGTTGGGCGACAGCACCGGAACCCCGGCCGCCCGCACGTCTTCCACCGGCCCCGGGTTGAACGACAGAACGAGATCCAGGTCATGAATCATGAGATCGAGCACGACATCGACATCGGTGCCCCGCTCCCCGAAGGCGCTGAGGCGATGGCCTTCGATGAAGGCCGGACGTTCGATATGGGGTCGCATGCGCTGCATGATCGGGTTGAAGCGCTCACTATGCCCGACCTGCAACAGACAACCGCGGCGGGCCGCCAACTCGACCAGTTCTCGGGCCTCGGCCGAAGTCACAGCGATCGGCTTCTCGACCAGCACATGTTTGCCCGCATCGAGACAGGCTTTGGCTGCGGCAAAGTGCGCGGAAGTCGGCACGGCAACGCTGACGAGATCGACCTGCGCCAGCAGATCGGCCATGGTCGTCCATGCCTGCACGCCATGGCGGTCGGCGATCAACTGGGCACGGTCTGCCGACGCATCGCAGACGCCAGCCAGGGTAACCCCGGACAACGTCGCATAATGCCGGGCATGATGCTGCCCGAGATGACCGACACCGATGACCCCTGCTCGCAGCGGTTTCATCGGGTCCTCCCTCGACGCTCACACTGCACTGCCGCCCTGATGCCGTTTGGACTCATGTCACCCCGACGATCGCAATACCCGCGCGGTTTGCCTTCGCGATCGTGTCATCGCGGTCCAACAGAATCCCGCGTCCGGCTTCCAATGCCAATACCGAAGCCTTCACGCTCTCCATCACTTCGATCGTACGAGGGCCGACGGCCGGCAGATCGAACCGGAGATCCTGTTGGGGTTTGCAGCGCTTGACGACCACCGCACCGCCATGGGCCAACTCGCCGCCCCGACGAATCGCGCCATCGGTCCCCTCTACCGCCTCTACCGCAACAATCACTCTGTCCTTCACCACCACGCACTGGCCGATATCCAATGCCCCGATCTGCTTGCCCACATCCCAGCCATACTGAATGTCGGCCCACTCCTTCTTGCTCGGTTCACGTCGCGTCAACGTCCCCGCCTCGACGAGAATCCCCTGCAGTCCGAACGTGGACTCGCAAATTCGGATCCCCTCCTGTTCGATCTCCTCCGCGACCCGACGCAAGATATCGTCGTCCTTCAGATGAATCAGCTTGGCCGCCAAGGCCAAGGCACGTAAGTCTGGACGCACCGTCGAGAAGACATGCGTCTTCTTCACCCCGCCCAGCATCACGGCCTGTTGCACGCCGTCACTCTTGAGGGCGTCGATCAATTTGCCGAACTGCCCGATTTTGATCCAATGAATGCGATCGACATGCTGCGCCAGTTCAGGGTCGGTTTCCCCTTCATGCGCCACCGCACAGACCTCGTACCCGAGTTGCCGCGCGTTGTCGGCGAAGATGATGGGAAATCGGCCGTTACCGGCGATGAGCCCGATCCGCCCGCCCTGGGGAGCCGCCCTACCTGCATCCACCTGCTCGCCCACCGGGTTATTCCTCTTCGTCTTCCTGACCTTTTCCAACCGACCGGCAAATGCCGCGCTTGCTGCCTTGCATGAACTCGGCGACCTGCAGCACGTCCTGACTCGCGCCGAAGGTTTCCCTGGCCAGCTTGACGGCCTCCGAGACCCGATGCCCCGAGCGGAACAGCAGCTCGTATGCCTGCTTCAAGGCGGAAATGCGTTCGGCGGAAAAGCCGTGCCGGCGCAAACCGATGGAATTCAGCCCATACATGCGGGCACGGTACCCTCCGGCCGCACGCATGAACGGCGGAAGATCTTGGCCGAGCGCGCAGCAGCCGCCCACCATAGCATAGGCGCCGATTCTCACGAACTGGTGAATGCCGGAAAGCCCACCGATGATGGCGTGATCGCCGATGGTGATATGGCCGGCCAGACTGGCGGCATTCGCCAGAATCAAATGGTTACCCAAGTGACAGTCGTGGGCGACATGTACGTAGGCCATGAGAAAATTCGAATCTCCCACGGAGGTCACGCCGCCACCCTGCACAGTCGCCCGGTTCACGGTCACATACTCGCGCAGAATATTGTCGTGACCGATCACAACCCTGGTCGGCTCCCCTTTATATTGCATATGCTGCGGCGGCCCCCCCACCGATACGAAGGGGTGCAGCTCGCATCGTGCCCCAATTTCCGTCCAGCCGTCGATCGCCACATGAGAAAAGACTCGCGTGCCGGCGCCGATCGTGACGTGTTCTCCGACGACGGAATACGCCCCCACTTCCACATCATCTGCGAGCACCGCCTTGGGATGGATCACCGCGGTCGGATGGATCTTCACTCACACCTCCTCACATCGCCCTCTACCCTGTTCAACGCACGCATGCCGGTGTTCCGTGCCGTCCGCTCACTGCGCGGCAGCCGGCTTTTCATCCGTCACCATCGCCGTGACTTCCGCTTCACAGACCAATTCCGTGTCGACATACGCCTTGCCCTGCATTTTCCAGAAGGGCGCGCGCTTTTTCAGAACATCCACCTCCAACCGGAGGATGTCTCCCGGCACGACCGGCTTCCGGAATTTGGCCGCGTCGATTCCGGTGAGATACACCACCGGACGGCCCACGGAGCCGAGCGACTTGAACGCCAGGACGCCGCCCACCTGAGCCAACGCCTCGAGGATCAATACCCCCGGCATGACCGGACGCCCCGGGAAATGCCCCTGAAAAAACGGCTCGTTAATCGTGACGTTCTTGATCCCCACGATCCGACGGTCCGGATCGAGCTCACGGATGCGATCGACGAGCAAAAACGGATACCGGTGGGGAAGGATCGATTGAATCTCAATACTGTCCATCACTGACATCAGCCCCGCCTCCTGTCTTGCATGAACGATGACGCCTGACTGTTACTTGTTCTGCCGATCGAATTCCTTGATGATCTGCTCCGTGAGATCGACCGACGGATGGCCGTAGACGACGATCTTGACCGTCGACTCGCTCCCCCGGTCGATCACCGCCGTAAACCCTTCCTTCTGCGCAACAGTCGAGGCAGCGGCCTGAATTTTCTGCGCGTACTCCGCCACCATCGATCGCTGCTTCTCCTGCACTTCGCGGTTGAAGTCCTGAATCCGGCGTTGATACGCCTCCAACTTCACCCTGAAATGCTCTTGTTTTTCCTTGCGTACGTCTTCGGAGAGGCTCGCATCCTGAAAGCCCTTTTCCAACTCCTTCAATTCCTGGTCGTCGGAATCGATAATCTTCTGGCGCGTGACGGAATAACTCTTCAGTTCCTCCAGCGCGCGTTTCCCGGCCACGCTGCGCTCGATGACCTGCTGTTGGTCCATCATCGCCACCTTGATATGCTCCGCAGCCTGGGCCGAGTCAGCCCCCCAAGCCAACAGCACCTGCGCGACGACGCCTACGATCCAATTACGTCCGTTCATGCGATCCCTCTTCTATGGATACGTTTTGTTGAATTCCTCGATCACCTGCGACGACACATCCACCGCTTCATCGGAATAGATCGTCGGCCCGCCCCGCCCGCGGTCGAACACCGCCTGCAAGTTCAGCCGCTTGGCCACCTTGCCCGAGAGTGCCTCAATCTTGTCCCGGAATCCGTCCAGCACGTCCTTCTGCTTGTCCTGCACTTCGCGATTCAGGTCGGTCACCTTCTGCTGATATTCCGCCATCCGGCGACGGAACTGCTCTTC includes these proteins:
- the lpxB gene encoding lipid-A-disaccharide synthase — protein: MPRILIVTGEASGDLHGAHLVKALKALSPDLQIVGIGGASMRAAGAELVSDIPQLDVMGLIGLSAVKAMLQRISRIRTLIKRERWDLVVLIDNPGLNFHFARVAKASGLKVLYYIAPQVWAWRRGRMRWIQQRVDHVVAILPFEEPLYKNAGVRCTFVGNPLLDEISPSYDRAAIRRQFGLTDGGPVIGLFPGSRKAELLEHVPLLLETIRQLAERHPTMQFILAQASSVQDEFLADLLKNSPVPIKVFRNLASEVMAASDLLVVKSGTSTLQAAVVGTPMILFYRAPSWITYRLARLLIRVPWIGLANLVAGRGIVPELIHDEATPERLAHETVRLLTDRSAYDEMKTALRSVREALGTPGASHRAAEAVLAECRS
- the lpxA gene encoding acyl-ACP--UDP-N-acetylglucosamine O-acyltransferase, which translates into the protein MKIHPTAVIHPKAVLADDVEVGAYSVVGEHVTIGAGTRVFSHVAIDGWTEIGARCELHPFVSVGGPPQHMQYKGEPTRVVIGHDNILREYVTVNRATVQGGGVTSVGDSNFLMAYVHVAHDCHLGNHLILANAASLAGHITIGDHAIIGGLSGIHQFVRIGAYAMVGGCCALGQDLPPFMRAAGGYRARMYGLNSIGLRRHGFSAERISALKQAYELLFRSGHRVSEAVKLARETFGASQDVLQVAEFMQGSKRGICRSVGKGQEDEEE
- the fabZ gene encoding 3-hydroxyacyl-ACP dehydratase FabZ, translating into MSVMDSIEIQSILPHRYPFLLVDRIRELDPDRRIVGIKNVTINEPFFQGHFPGRPVMPGVLILEALAQVGGVLAFKSLGSVGRPVVYLTGIDAAKFRKPVVPGDILRLEVDVLKKRAPFWKMQGKAYVDTELVCEAEVTAMVTDEKPAAAQ
- a CDS encoding OmpH family outer membrane protein, whose amino-acid sequence is MNGRNWIVGVVAQVLLAWGADSAQAAEHIKVAMMDQQQVIERSVAGKRALEELKSYSVTRQKIIDSDDQELKELEKGFQDASLSEDVRKEKQEHFRVKLEAYQRRIQDFNREVQEKQRSMVAEYAQKIQAAASTVAQKEGFTAVIDRGSESTVKIVVYGHPSVDLTEQIIKEFDRQNK
- a CDS encoding Gfo/Idh/MocA family oxidoreductase; amino-acid sequence: MKPLRAGVIGVGHLGQHHARHYATLSGVTLAGVCDASADRAQLIADRHGVQAWTTMADLLAQVDLVSVAVPTSAHFAAAKACLDAGKHVLVEKPIAVTSAEARELVELAARRGCLLQVGHSERFNPIMQRMRPHIERPAFIEGHRLSAFGERGTDVDVVLDLMIHDLDLVLSFNPGPVEDVRAAGVPVLSPNIDIANARIAFASGCVANLTASRVSTNKMRRLRFFQRDRYVSIDFQTRQAMVSRRVEGSGPRPTIDVETFQAGDEEPLRLELESFVRAVADGSRPVVSGEDGEAALTLAARVLDAIGQFTQRHSIDEANAAAFGHNPV
- the lpxI gene encoding UDP-2,3-diacylglucosamine diphosphatase LpxI (LpxI, functionally equivalent to LpxH, replaces it in LPS biosynthesis in a minority of bacteria.), giving the protein MGEQVDAGRAAPQGGRIGLIAGNGRFPIIFADNARQLGYEVCAVAHEGETDPELAQHVDRIHWIKIGQFGKLIDALKSDGVQQAVMLGGVKKTHVFSTVRPDLRALALAAKLIHLKDDDILRRVAEEIEQEGIRICESTFGLQGILVEAGTLTRREPSKKEWADIQYGWDVGKQIGALDIGQCVVVKDRVIVAVEAVEGTDGAIRRGGELAHGGAVVVKRCKPQQDLRFDLPAVGPRTIEVMESVKASVLALEAGRGILLDRDDTIAKANRAGIAIVGVT
- the msbA gene encoding lipid A export permease/ATP-binding protein MsbA, producing MSVMKQYLRLLSYLYPYRLRLLAAFACALLVAGLSAAYAWLVRPVLDGLFISKDESLLLVLPVAILAVAVLKGVFNYGQNYLMNYVGNQVIGDIREQLFSKLVRLPVQFHDTNTSGRLVSRVINDVNQMANAVAGVLKDLFQQGLTFLAMIGVIIYQNWKLAMVSMIVVPLSVVTMARMGKKLRGLATRGQERMGDMASTLQETLAGIRMVKSFGREEEEAKRFRQSNDAFIHTTMKAIQVSSLGSSHMEVIGVLGVAGIIWYGGYLVIHDEMTPGAFFSFLAAMFMAYTPIRRLSGANNTVQQALAAAERVFDVLDLSTEQEANGGQTDLPAISNSLEFRQVAFRYEGQTDAALTGIDLTIRAGEIIAFVGSSGSGKTTLVSLLPRFYDPTGGQILIDGVDVRSCTLQSVRAQIGIVSQEVVLFDDTVRNNIGYGRQGATTDEVMRAAQLAYAHEFIARLPDGYETLIGERGLKLSGGERQRLAIARAILRDPPILILDEATSALDTQSERIVQLALANLMKNRTTMVVAHRLSTIQNADRIVVLDHGTVAEVGTHEELLRRGGLYKRLHAMQFADALPQ